The proteins below come from a single Mycolicibacterium sp. TY81 genomic window:
- a CDS encoding response regulator transcription factor: protein MNDERVRVVVGDDHPMFRDGVVRALTASGAIEVLAEADDGTSALEAIRTHKPQVALLDYRMPGMDGTEVAAAVLRDGLPTRVLLLSAHDEAEIVYRALQEGAAGFLPKESTRSELVNAILECAKGRDVVAPSLAAGLAGEIRRRAEPDAPVLSPREREVLQLIAKGATIPAMAKELYLAPSTVKTHVQRLYEKLGVGDRAAAVAEAMRRKLLD from the coding sequence ATGAACGACGAACGGGTTCGCGTGGTGGTGGGTGACGACCACCCGATGTTTCGCGACGGCGTCGTCCGCGCCCTGACGGCGAGTGGCGCCATCGAGGTGCTGGCCGAAGCCGACGACGGCACGTCGGCGTTGGAGGCCATCCGCACCCACAAGCCTCAGGTCGCCCTCCTGGATTACCGCATGCCCGGCATGGACGGCACCGAGGTGGCGGCAGCGGTGCTGCGCGACGGCCTGCCGACACGGGTGCTGCTGCTCTCCGCGCATGACGAGGCGGAGATCGTCTACCGGGCCCTGCAGGAAGGCGCGGCCGGCTTCCTGCCGAAAGAGTCGACACGTAGCGAGCTGGTCAACGCGATCCTCGAATGCGCGAAGGGCCGCGACGTCGTCGCGCCGAGCCTGGCCGCCGGGCTCGCGGGTGAGATCCGTCGGCGGGCCGAGCCGGACGCCCCGGTGCTGAGCCCGCGCGAACGCGAGGTGCTGCAGCTGATCGCCAAGGGGGCGACCATTCCCGCCATGGCCAAGGAGCTGTACCTGGCGCCGTCGACGGTCAAGACCCATGTGCAGCGGCTCTACGAGAAGCTCGGCGTCGGGGACCGCGCGGCGGCCGTGGCCGAGGCGATGCGTCGAAAGCTACTGGACTGA
- a CDS encoding alpha/beta fold hydrolase yields MKLRILVGLLAAAVVALVVNAVVADHTGRAAEPFAGGHVLTLDGPDLNVREYGPPGDRAIVLLHGYSASIEWWEKVAPALAAHQRVIAVDLVGHGGSEAPTDAAPYHADGQAAAVHRALEALGVRHAELVGHSMGGEVAAAFATKYPEMVERVAVSDTPAGEDLVEMPLLGRMLCWPVIGPALDRFRGVDAISESSLQTGFAADYPVPALAFRSLKQLNYAGVCDSKDPGRPVVETLKELGKPVLVLWGDKDVLTPTASNVARYTAAGLPPHLIAGSGHSPMVEKPDQFLAAIGDFVR; encoded by the coding sequence ATGAAACTGCGCATCCTGGTCGGTCTGCTGGCCGCAGCGGTGGTGGCCTTGGTCGTCAACGCCGTGGTGGCGGACCACACCGGTCGCGCTGCGGAACCATTCGCCGGGGGCCACGTGCTCACACTCGACGGCCCAGACCTGAACGTCCGCGAGTACGGGCCGCCCGGTGACCGGGCAATCGTTCTGCTGCACGGATATTCGGCGTCCATCGAATGGTGGGAGAAGGTCGCCCCGGCCCTGGCGGCCCATCAGCGGGTGATCGCCGTCGACCTCGTCGGGCATGGTGGCTCCGAGGCGCCGACCGATGCCGCGCCGTATCACGCCGACGGTCAGGCCGCGGCCGTCCATCGCGCGCTCGAGGCGCTGGGTGTCCGGCACGCCGAACTGGTGGGGCATTCGATGGGCGGCGAGGTGGCTGCCGCATTCGCCACCAAGTACCCGGAAATGGTTGAGCGCGTTGCGGTTTCCGATACTCCCGCCGGCGAAGATCTGGTCGAGATGCCGTTGCTCGGCAGGATGCTGTGCTGGCCCGTCATCGGGCCCGCGCTGGACCGCTTCCGCGGCGTCGATGCGATCAGCGAAAGCTCGCTGCAGACCGGGTTTGCCGCCGACTACCCCGTTCCGGCGCTGGCATTCCGGTCCCTGAAACAGCTCAACTACGCGGGGGTGTGCGACTCGAAAGACCCCGGCCGGCCCGTGGTGGAGACGTTGAAGGAGCTGGGCAAGCCGGTGCTGGTGCTGTGGGGCGACAAGGACGTCCTGACGCCGACGGCGTCGAACGTCGCGCGCTACACCGCCGCGGGCCTGCCGCCGCACCTCATTGCGGGTTCCGGCCACAGCCCGATGGTCGAGAAGCCGGACCAGTTCCTCGCGGCGATAGGCGATTTCGTCCGCTGA
- a CDS encoding thioesterase family protein has translation MEQALTTAEFPVHWPVQTRWTDNDMFGHLNNAVYYELFDTAINAWINTTRDVDPVAAPWLGVVAESGCRYFAELKFPSQLVVGLAVTRLGNSSVTYRTGLWADGDSTPAAVGSWVHVYVDRDTRRPVPIPAPIRELLETAVVG, from the coding sequence ATGGAGCAGGCACTGACCACCGCGGAATTCCCGGTGCACTGGCCCGTGCAGACCCGGTGGACCGACAACGACATGTTCGGGCACCTCAACAACGCGGTCTATTACGAGCTCTTCGACACCGCGATCAACGCGTGGATCAACACCACGCGCGACGTCGACCCGGTGGCCGCGCCGTGGCTCGGGGTCGTCGCCGAATCGGGCTGCCGGTACTTCGCGGAACTGAAGTTCCCGTCGCAGCTGGTCGTCGGGCTCGCGGTGACCCGGCTGGGCAACAGCAGCGTCACCTACCGCACCGGGCTGTGGGCCGACGGTGACAGCACACCCGCGGCAGTCGGCAGCTGGGTGCATGTCTACGTCGACCGCGACACCCGCCGTCCCGTCCCCATCCCGGCGCCGATCCGGGAACTGTTGGAGACCGCCGTCGTCGGCTGA
- a CDS encoding Re/Si-specific NAD(P)(+) transhydrogenase subunit alpha: MIIGIPRESLAGETRVAATPATVGQLIKLGYSVVVESGAGAASSFSDAAYVEAGADIGSPWAADIVLKVNAPDDAEIASLKDGATLVSLISPALKPELLEKLATRPITVLAMDAVPRISRAQSLDVLSSMANIAGYRAVVEAAHAFGRFFTGQVTAAGKVPPAKVLVVGAGVAGLAAIGAAGSLGAVVKATDPRPEVADQVASLGGEYVSVDPNAGEVSATGYAKEMGDDYKAREAELYAELAKDVDIIITTALIPGRPAPRIITADMVASMKPGSVIVDMAAANGGNVEGTVKDQAIVTDNGVTIIGYTDLAGRLPAQASQLYGTNLVNLLKLLTPEKDGQVVLDFDDVVQRGVTVVRDGEITWPPPPVQVSAAPAAAAAAAAPAVSQAKEPMSTQRRLGITFAAAAVLFLLIAASPAALQVHLTVFALAIVIGYYVIGHVHHALHTPLMSVTNAISGIIVVGALLQIGHHNTPITALAAVAILLASINVFGGFAVTRRMLAMFSRS; encoded by the coding sequence ATGATCATCGGGATTCCCCGCGAGTCTCTGGCTGGTGAGACACGGGTTGCCGCCACTCCTGCAACTGTCGGGCAGCTGATCAAGCTCGGCTATTCGGTAGTGGTTGAGTCCGGCGCGGGTGCCGCGTCCAGTTTCTCCGACGCCGCCTATGTAGAGGCCGGCGCCGACATCGGCTCCCCCTGGGCCGCCGACATCGTGCTCAAGGTCAACGCCCCTGACGACGCCGAGATCGCGTCCCTCAAGGACGGCGCCACCCTGGTCTCGCTGATCTCCCCGGCCCTCAAGCCGGAACTGCTCGAGAAGCTCGCCACCCGCCCGATCACGGTGCTGGCCATGGACGCGGTGCCGCGTATCTCGCGCGCCCAATCCCTGGACGTGCTGTCGTCGATGGCCAACATCGCCGGCTATCGCGCCGTCGTCGAGGCCGCCCACGCCTTCGGCCGGTTCTTCACCGGCCAGGTCACCGCCGCCGGCAAGGTCCCGCCGGCCAAGGTTCTCGTCGTCGGTGCCGGTGTCGCCGGTCTGGCCGCCATCGGCGCCGCCGGCTCGCTCGGTGCCGTCGTCAAGGCCACCGACCCCCGCCCCGAGGTCGCCGATCAGGTCGCCTCCCTCGGCGGCGAGTACGTGTCCGTCGACCCCAACGCGGGTGAAGTGTCGGCCACGGGCTACGCCAAGGAAATGGGCGACGACTACAAGGCCCGCGAAGCCGAGCTCTACGCCGAGCTGGCCAAAGACGTCGACATCATCATCACCACCGCGCTGATCCCGGGCCGCCCGGCACCGCGCATCATCACCGCCGACATGGTCGCCTCCATGAAGCCCGGTTCGGTGATCGTCGACATGGCCGCGGCCAACGGCGGCAACGTCGAGGGCACCGTCAAGGACCAGGCCATCGTCACCGACAACGGTGTGACGATCATCGGCTACACCGACCTGGCCGGCCGCCTGCCCGCGCAGGCCTCGCAGCTGTACGGCACCAACCTGGTCAACCTGCTCAAGCTGCTCACCCCGGAGAAGGACGGCCAGGTCGTCCTGGACTTCGACGACGTGGTGCAGCGCGGCGTGACCGTCGTCCGCGATGGCGAGATCACCTGGCCCCCGCCGCCGGTGCAGGTCTCCGCCGCGCCGGCCGCCGCCGCTGCCGCCGCAGCGCCCGCCGTCTCGCAGGCCAAGGAGCCGATGTCGACGCAGCGTCGCCTCGGCATCACCTTCGCCGCCGCCGCGGTGCTGTTCTTGCTGATCGCCGCTTCCCCGGCCGCCCTGCAGGTCCACCTGACGGTGTTCGCGCTGGCGATCGTGATCGGCTACTACGTGATCGGGCACGTGCACCACGCCCTGCACACCCCGCTGATGTCGGTGACCAACGCGATCTCCGGAATCATCGTGGTCGGCGCGCTGCTGCAGATCGGGCATCACAACACCCCGATCACCGCCCTGGCGGCCGTGGCGATTCTGCTCGCCAGCATCAACGTCTTCGGTGGCTTCGCGGTGACCCGCCGCATGCTGGCCATGTTCTCCCGCAGCTAG
- a CDS encoding acyl-CoA dehydrogenase codes for MKSLLLSRRDLDFLLYEWLKVDELTSRKRFADHSRETFDGVLDLSEQLAERYFAPHNKKSDANEPTFDGQTVTMVPEVKEAWDAFVGADLIGMSMDESVGGAQLPAVVAQAAFAWIAAANVSTSGYLMLTIANANLLTKFGTPEQIETYVKPMLAGRFSGTMALSETQAGSSLADVATRAEPRDDGTYRLFGSKMWISGAEHEITDNIVNLVLAKLPGGPPGTKGISLFIVPKYLVNPDGSIGERNDVAIAGLNHKMGQRGVTNTVLNFGDTQFNPGGENGAVGYLVGEPHRGIVYMFQMMNEARMAVGMGAVALGYTGYLKSVQYARERPQGRPLDVKDPTTPQVPIVEHPDVRRMLLAQKAYVEGGMALGLYCARLVDVQHSAESDDEADAAGLLIDILTPIAKSWPSQWCLEANNLAIQVHGGYGYTREYDVEQHYRDNRLNPIHEGTNGIQSLDLLGRKVTQRGGASLAALGQVIAETVRAAGELGGEGAELASALEASWQRLVAVTGGMFGSGDIPAVMANSHVYLEALGHIVVAWLWLEQFVAAAGKDGDFYDGKRQATRYFFRFELPKTAPQLDLLESLDRTTLEMRDSWF; via the coding sequence ATGAAATCTCTTCTGCTGTCCCGCCGGGACCTCGACTTCCTGCTGTACGAGTGGCTGAAGGTCGACGAACTCACCAGCCGCAAGCGGTTCGCCGATCACTCGCGCGAGACCTTCGACGGGGTACTGGACCTCAGCGAGCAACTGGCCGAACGCTATTTCGCGCCGCACAACAAGAAGAGCGACGCCAACGAGCCGACCTTCGATGGGCAGACCGTCACGATGGTGCCGGAGGTCAAAGAGGCCTGGGATGCGTTCGTCGGCGCCGACCTGATCGGCATGTCGATGGACGAATCGGTGGGTGGCGCGCAGTTGCCCGCCGTCGTCGCGCAGGCGGCGTTCGCGTGGATCGCCGCGGCCAACGTGTCGACGTCGGGTTACCTGATGCTGACCATCGCCAACGCCAATCTGCTGACCAAGTTCGGTACGCCCGAGCAGATCGAGACCTACGTCAAACCCATGCTGGCAGGCCGCTTTTCGGGCACCATGGCGCTCTCGGAGACGCAGGCCGGATCGTCGCTCGCCGACGTGGCCACCCGCGCCGAACCGCGCGACGACGGCACCTACCGGCTGTTCGGGTCGAAGATGTGGATCTCGGGCGCCGAGCACGAGATCACCGACAACATCGTCAACCTGGTGCTGGCCAAGCTGCCCGGCGGACCTCCCGGCACCAAGGGCATCTCGCTGTTCATCGTGCCCAAGTACCTGGTGAACCCCGACGGGTCGATCGGCGAGCGCAACGACGTCGCCATCGCGGGCCTGAACCACAAGATGGGGCAGCGCGGTGTCACCAACACGGTGCTGAATTTCGGTGACACGCAATTCAATCCGGGCGGTGAGAACGGCGCGGTGGGTTACCTCGTGGGCGAGCCGCACCGCGGCATCGTCTACATGTTCCAGATGATGAACGAGGCGCGGATGGCCGTCGGTATGGGTGCGGTCGCGCTCGGCTACACCGGCTACCTGAAATCCGTGCAGTACGCCCGGGAGCGGCCGCAGGGCCGTCCGCTGGACGTCAAGGACCCGACGACGCCGCAGGTGCCGATCGTCGAGCATCCCGATGTGCGACGAATGCTGTTGGCGCAGAAAGCCTATGTCGAAGGCGGCATGGCGCTCGGCCTGTACTGTGCGCGGTTGGTGGACGTGCAGCACAGCGCGGAGTCGGACGACGAAGCCGATGCGGCCGGCCTGCTGATCGACATCCTGACCCCGATTGCCAAGAGCTGGCCTTCGCAGTGGTGCCTGGAAGCCAACAACCTGGCGATCCAGGTGCACGGCGGGTACGGCTACACGCGCGAGTACGACGTCGAGCAGCATTACCGTGACAACCGGCTGAACCCGATCCACGAGGGCACCAACGGCATCCAGAGCCTGGACCTGTTGGGCCGCAAGGTGACTCAGCGAGGCGGGGCAAGCCTGGCGGCGCTGGGGCAGGTCATCGCGGAGACGGTGCGCGCGGCGGGCGAACTGGGTGGCGAGGGCGCTGAGCTGGCGAGCGCCCTGGAGGCGTCGTGGCAGCGGCTGGTCGCCGTCACCGGCGGCATGTTCGGCTCGGGCGACATTCCCGCGGTGATGGCCAACAGTCACGTCTATCTGGAAGCGCTCGGCCACATCGTGGTGGCGTGGCTGTGGCTCGAACAGTTCGTGGCCGCCGCGGGCAAGGACGGCGACTTCTACGACGGCAAGCGGCAGGCGACCCGGTATTTCTTCCGGTTCGAATTGCCCAAGACCGCACCGCAATTGGACCTGCTGGAGTCACTGGACCGCACGACGCTGGAGATGCGGGACTCCTGGTTCTAG
- a CDS encoding TetR/AcrR family transcriptional regulator has translation MSTESSTKGSATGSPAGASAASNGSNGSSRREELLAVAAKLFAARGYHGTRMDDVADAVGLNKATVYHYYASKSLILWDIYKSTADFTVDALHDDPTASARETIFNFTRRLLTGIATDLESAAVYFQEGPYITEWFTEEQVAYIRKAETTVYEHVRDVIDRGIASGEFNDCDSHVLALGYIGMTLGAYRWLRPHGRRTASEIAVEFSTALLRGLIRDETIRTEDPLGGGA, from the coding sequence ATGTCCACAGAGTCGTCGACAAAGGGTTCTGCCACGGGATCGCCCGCGGGGGCTTCGGCTGCGTCGAACGGGTCGAACGGCTCGTCGCGCCGTGAGGAGTTGCTGGCGGTGGCCGCGAAGTTGTTCGCGGCCCGCGGCTATCACGGGACCCGCATGGATGACGTCGCAGACGCGGTCGGCCTCAACAAGGCGACCGTGTACCACTACTACGCCAGCAAGTCGCTGATCCTCTGGGACATCTACAAGTCGACCGCCGACTTCACCGTCGATGCCCTGCACGACGACCCGACCGCTTCAGCGCGCGAGACCATCTTCAACTTCACCCGGCGGCTGCTGACCGGCATCGCCACCGACCTCGAATCCGCGGCGGTGTACTTCCAGGAGGGGCCGTACATCACCGAATGGTTCACCGAGGAGCAGGTCGCCTACATCCGCAAGGCGGAGACGACCGTCTATGAGCACGTCCGCGACGTCATCGATCGCGGCATCGCCAGCGGCGAGTTCAACGACTGCGACTCACATGTCCTCGCGCTGGGCTACATCGGGATGACACTGGGCGCCTACCGGTGGCTGCGGCCGCACGGCCGGCGCACGGCCTCCGAGATCGCCGTCGAATTCAGCACGGCACTGCTGCGCGGCCTGATCCGCGACGAAACGATCCGCACCGAGGACCCTCTCGGCGGCGGCGCCTGA
- a CDS encoding SRPBCC family protein — protein sequence MPIVSKTVEVAAPAAQILGIVADFEAYPQWNEEVTGCWILHRYDDGRPSQLRLDTKIQGMDGSYIQAVYYPGDGQIQTVMQQGNLFSKQEQLFSVVDLGSSALLTVDMDVEVDMPGIPSMMIKKVVNDALDHLAGNLKTRAEQLAAN from the coding sequence ATGCCGATCGTGAGCAAGACCGTCGAGGTTGCCGCACCTGCAGCGCAGATCCTGGGGATCGTCGCCGACTTCGAGGCCTACCCGCAGTGGAACGAAGAGGTCACGGGCTGCTGGATCCTGCACCGCTACGACGACGGCCGGCCCAGCCAGCTCCGCCTGGACACCAAGATTCAGGGCATGGACGGCTCGTACATCCAGGCCGTCTACTACCCGGGCGACGGCCAGATTCAGACCGTCATGCAGCAGGGCAACCTGTTCTCCAAGCAGGAGCAGCTGTTCTCCGTGGTCGACCTCGGGTCCAGCGCCCTGCTGACCGTCGACATGGACGTCGAGGTCGACATGCCGGGTATCCCGTCGATGATGATCAAGAAGGTCGTCAACGACGCGCTGGACCACCTGGCCGGCAACCTCAAGACGCGCGCCGAGCAGCTCGCCGCGAACTAG
- a CDS encoding sensor histidine kinase: MLSRIGEYLAAEPVRISAGLRLPLIALIGVLVWIWEVDHWLPELYAVILGLYAVAAVIWLVAVLRGPVPRWADWASTGIDLVVILALCLVSGGATAALLPVFFLLPISVAFQDRPLMTAAIGTLTATGYLAVWIFYSKHDDRMGLPNMVYTHFGFLVWLAVATTVLCCVLVRRQERVQALQEVRRQLVSEAMQSDERHNREVAEGLHDGPLQTLLAARLQLDEVRERTPGPELDAVYAALEDTATALRSTVTELHPQVLAQLGLTPAVRELVRQFESRGRIEVRADLEEVGMPDSQQLLYRAARELLTNIGKHAQATTVSVRLGRIGDRVVLTVADDGVGFDPGVVSRYVADGHIGLGSLLARLDAMGGSMLVDSAVGGGTRVTVTSPPERELGGTR, encoded by the coding sequence ATGCTCAGCCGGATCGGGGAGTACCTGGCTGCCGAACCAGTGCGGATTTCGGCCGGGCTACGGCTCCCGCTGATCGCGCTGATCGGTGTCCTGGTGTGGATCTGGGAAGTCGACCACTGGCTGCCCGAGCTGTACGCCGTGATCCTGGGCCTGTATGCCGTCGCCGCGGTGATCTGGCTGGTGGCGGTGCTACGCGGACCCGTGCCGCGCTGGGCAGACTGGGCATCGACCGGCATCGACCTGGTGGTGATCCTGGCGCTGTGCCTGGTGTCCGGCGGCGCGACCGCGGCCCTGCTGCCCGTCTTCTTCCTGTTGCCGATCTCGGTGGCGTTCCAGGACCGTCCGCTGATGACCGCGGCGATCGGCACCCTCACTGCCACGGGCTATCTGGCGGTCTGGATCTTCTACTCCAAACACGACGACCGCATGGGCCTGCCGAACATGGTCTACACGCACTTCGGCTTTCTCGTGTGGCTGGCGGTGGCCACCACTGTGTTGTGCTGCGTGTTGGTGCGTCGACAGGAGCGCGTGCAGGCCCTACAAGAGGTGCGTCGCCAATTGGTTTCCGAGGCCATGCAGTCCGACGAGCGGCACAACCGGGAGGTCGCCGAAGGGCTGCACGACGGCCCGTTGCAGACGCTGCTGGCGGCCCGGCTGCAGCTCGATGAGGTCCGGGAGCGGACCCCCGGGCCGGAACTCGACGCGGTCTACGCCGCGCTGGAAGACACGGCGACGGCATTGCGGTCGACGGTCACCGAGTTGCATCCGCAGGTGCTCGCCCAGCTCGGGTTGACGCCGGCGGTGCGGGAACTGGTGCGGCAGTTCGAATCTCGCGGCCGGATCGAGGTGCGGGCCGACCTCGAGGAGGTAGGTATGCCGGATTCGCAGCAGCTGCTGTACCGGGCGGCCCGCGAGCTGCTGACCAACATCGGCAAGCATGCACAGGCCACGACGGTGTCGGTGCGGTTGGGCCGCATAGGCGATCGCGTCGTCCTGACCGTCGCTGACGACGGCGTCGGGTTCGACCCCGGTGTGGTGTCACGGTACGTGGCCGACGGGCACATCGGGCTGGGCTCGCTGCTGGCGCGGCTCGACGCGATGGGCGGCTCGATGCTCGTCGACTCCGCGGTCGGCGGCGGAACTCGGGTGACAGTGACGTCGCCCCCCGAGCGCGAGCTGGGTGGCACTAGATAA
- a CDS encoding alcohol dehydrogenase catalytic domain-containing protein, translating to MLIRGAVLEEIGRARPYAESKPLTISELDLEAPGDGELLVRIEAAGLCHSDLSVVDGNRVRPVPMLLGHEAAGIVEQVGGTSDLAVGQRVVMTFLPRCGQCRSCATDGLAPCIPGSAANGAGTLLGGDTRLSRSGTTVLHHLGVSAFATHAVVDRRSVVPVDADVPPVVASLLGCAVLTGGGAVLNAGQPKPGQTVAIVGMGGVGMAAMLTALAHDDVRVVAVDRLPDKLEQARALGAHDAVTDPGDLKADVVIEAAGHPAALETAIGVTAPGGKTITVGLPHPDARISVSPLALVADGRSLIGSYLGSAVPARDIPRFVELWRSGRLPVEKLVSDTISLDDINTGMDALADGRAVRQIVQF from the coding sequence ATGTTGATTCGCGGTGCCGTACTCGAAGAGATCGGGCGCGCCCGCCCCTACGCCGAATCGAAGCCGCTCACCATCAGCGAGCTGGACCTGGAGGCCCCGGGCGACGGCGAGCTGCTGGTGCGTATCGAAGCGGCCGGGCTGTGTCATTCCGATCTTTCTGTGGTCGACGGCAACCGGGTCCGCCCGGTGCCGATGCTGCTCGGTCACGAAGCGGCCGGAATCGTCGAACAGGTCGGCGGCACTTCGGATTTGGCGGTGGGGCAGCGCGTCGTCATGACGTTCCTGCCACGCTGCGGCCAGTGCCGGTCCTGCGCGACGGACGGCCTGGCACCCTGCATTCCCGGCAGCGCCGCCAACGGCGCGGGCACGTTGCTCGGCGGCGACACGCGGTTATCCCGAAGCGGTACAACGGTTCTCCATCACCTGGGGGTGTCGGCCTTTGCGACGCACGCGGTGGTGGACCGCCGTTCGGTGGTGCCCGTCGACGCCGATGTGCCACCCGTCGTCGCCTCGCTTCTCGGCTGCGCGGTGCTGACCGGCGGCGGCGCGGTGCTCAACGCCGGACAACCGAAGCCCGGCCAGACGGTGGCCATCGTCGGCATGGGCGGCGTCGGCATGGCCGCGATGCTCACGGCGCTGGCGCACGACGACGTGCGGGTGGTCGCCGTGGACCGGCTGCCCGACAAGCTCGAGCAGGCCCGCGCGCTCGGTGCGCACGATGCCGTCACCGATCCGGGAGACCTCAAGGCCGACGTGGTCATCGAGGCCGCCGGCCACCCCGCGGCCCTCGAGACCGCCATCGGCGTGACGGCCCCCGGCGGCAAGACCATCACGGTCGGACTACCGCACCCCGACGCGCGAATCTCGGTGTCGCCCTTGGCATTGGTCGCCGACGGCCGGTCACTGATCGGCAGCTATCTCGGGTCGGCCGTGCCGGCCCGGGACATTCCGCGCTTCGTCGAGCTGTGGCGGTCGGGTCGGCTGCCGGTCGAGAAGCTGGTGTCCGACACCATCTCGCTGGACGACATCAACACCGGCATGGACGCCCTCGCCGACGGCCGCGCGGTGCGGCAGATCGTGCAGTTCTGA
- the pntB gene encoding Re/Si-specific NAD(P)(+) transhydrogenase subunit beta, with protein MFNAETITNVANAAYVVAALLFILALAGLSKHETSKAGNAFGMAGMGVALIATIVLAVNNKIEPLGLALLVGAMAIGAAIGLWRARIVEMTGMPELIALLHSFVGLAAVLVGWSGYLHVEHELDGQGALELAKEGMLGIHSAEVFIGVFIGAVTFTGSIVANLKLSAKIKSAPLMLPGKNFLNVGSLVLFVALTVWFVISPNLWLLVGVTVLALLLGWHLVASIGGGDMPVVVSMLNSYSGWAAAASGFLLSNDLLIITGALVGSSGAYLSYIMCKAMNRSFISVIAGGFGIEAGPAEDKDYGEHREITAEGAAELLSSADSVIITPGYGMAVAQAQYGVADLTRKLREKGVNVRFGIHPVAGRLPGHMNVLLAEAKVPYDIVLEMDEINDDFDDTAVVLVIGANDTVNPAASEDPGSPIAGMPVLTVWNADNVIVFKRSMASGYAGVQNPLFFRENTQMLFGDARDRVNDILAAL; from the coding sequence ATGTTCAACGCAGAAACCATCACCAACGTGGCGAACGCGGCCTACGTCGTCGCCGCCCTGTTGTTCATCCTCGCTCTGGCTGGGCTGTCCAAGCACGAGACCTCCAAGGCCGGTAACGCCTTCGGTATGGCCGGAATGGGCGTCGCCCTGATCGCGACCATCGTGCTGGCCGTCAACAACAAGATCGAGCCGCTGGGCCTGGCCCTGCTGGTCGGCGCCATGGCCATCGGTGCCGCCATCGGCCTGTGGCGCGCCCGCATCGTCGAGATGACCGGCATGCCCGAGCTGATCGCCCTGCTGCACAGCTTCGTGGGTCTGGCCGCCGTGCTGGTCGGCTGGTCCGGCTACCTGCACGTCGAGCACGAACTCGACGGCCAGGGCGCCCTCGAGCTGGCCAAGGAAGGCATGCTCGGCATCCACTCCGCCGAGGTCTTCATCGGCGTGTTCATCGGTGCCGTCACGTTCACCGGTTCGATCGTGGCCAACCTGAAGCTGTCGGCCAAGATCAAGTCCGCGCCGCTGATGCTGCCCGGCAAGAACTTCCTCAACGTCGGCTCGCTGGTCCTGTTCGTGGCGCTGACCGTGTGGTTCGTCATCTCCCCGAACCTGTGGCTGCTGGTCGGCGTCACCGTCCTGGCGCTGCTGCTCGGTTGGCACCTGGTCGCCTCCATCGGCGGTGGCGACATGCCCGTCGTCGTCTCGATGCTCAACAGCTACTCCGGCTGGGCCGCGGCCGCCTCGGGCTTCCTGCTGTCCAACGACCTGCTGATCATCACCGGCGCGCTCGTCGGCTCCTCCGGTGCCTACCTGTCCTACATCATGTGCAAGGCCATGAACCGGTCCTTCATCTCCGTCATCGCCGGTGGCTTCGGTATCGAGGCCGGCCCCGCCGAGGACAAGGACTACGGCGAGCACCGCGAGATCACCGCCGAAGGCGCCGCCGAACTCCTCAGCTCGGCCGACTCGGTGATCATCACCCCCGGCTACGGCATGGCCGTCGCCCAGGCCCAGTACGGCGTCGCGGACCTGACCCGCAAGCTGCGCGAGAAGGGCGTCAACGTCCGCTTCGGTATCCACCCCGTCGCCGGCCGCCTGCCCGGCCACATGAACGTGCTGCTCGCCGAGGCCAAGGTGCCTTACGACATCGTCCTGGAAATGGACGAGATCAACGACGACTTCGACGACACCGCCGTCGTGCTCGTCATCGGCGCCAACGACACCGTCAACCCGGCCGCGTCCGAGGACCCGGGCAGCCCGATCGCCGGCATGCCGGTGCTCACCGTCTGGAACGCCGACAACGTCATCGTGTTCAAGCGCTCCATGGCCTCGGGATACGCCGGCGTGCAGAACCCGCTGTTCTTCCGTGAGAACACCCAGATGCTGTTCGGCGACGCCCGCGACCGCGTCAACGACATCCTCGCCGCGCTGTAG